A window of the Clostridiales bacterium genome harbors these coding sequences:
- a CDS encoding co-chaperone GroES, whose protein sequence is MKIKPLFDKIVIEAVEPEEKTKSGIVLPNTAQEKPQLARVIAVGPGGLVDGKEVVMQVKVGDKVLYSKYAGSEFKIDGKEVTILLQSDVLAIVE, encoded by the coding sequence ATGAAGATTAAGCCTTTGTTTGACAAGATTGTAATTGAGGCTGTTGAGCCCGAAGAAAAGACCAAAAGCGGCATAGTTTTGCCCAACACAGCCCAAGAAAAGCCTCAACTTGCAAGGGTTATCGCCGTAGGCCCCGGCGGGCTTGTGGACGGAAAAGAAGTTGTCATGCAAGTAAAAGTCGGCGACAAAGTTTTGTATAGCAAATATGCCGGAAGCGAGTTCAAAATTGACGGCAAAGAAGTTACAATCTTACTCCAAAGCGACGTATTGGCAATAGTGGAATAA